In Listeria monocytogenes, the following proteins share a genomic window:
- the sipX gene encoding type I signal peptidase SipX — translation MKSENKFFSGAFGWIKIILIALILAFGIRYFLISPVTVNGKSMDPTLHDGQHLFINKVSDPKRFDIIVFPAPDEENAEYIKRVIGLPGDKVEYKEDQLYINGKKYDEPYLDSEKAALKNGYLTTDAEGDPNFTMADIPNSGGSLTVPKGELFVLGDNRQVSKDSRYIGFISQDSVLGKVISFGKSLER, via the coding sequence ATGAAAAGTGAAAATAAATTTTTTTCTGGGGCATTTGGATGGATAAAAATAATTCTTATCGCGCTGATACTCGCTTTTGGTATTCGCTATTTTTTAATTTCTCCAGTTACTGTTAATGGGAAATCAATGGACCCGACACTACATGATGGGCAACATTTATTTATTAACAAAGTATCAGATCCGAAGCGTTTTGATATTATCGTATTTCCTGCTCCTGATGAAGAAAATGCGGAGTACATTAAACGTGTCATCGGTTTACCGGGAGATAAAGTAGAGTATAAAGAAGATCAACTTTATATTAACGGTAAAAAGTATGATGAACCGTATTTAGACTCAGAAAAAGCAGCATTGAAAAATGGTTATTTAACAACTGACGCAGAAGGCGATCCTAATTTTACGATGGCAGATATTCCGAACTCAGGTGGCTCGCTCACTGTTCCTAAAGGCGAACTTTTTGTGTTAGGGGATAATCGTCAAGTAAGTAAAGATAGTCGCTATATTGGCTTTATATCGCAGGATAGTGTACTTGGAAAAGTAATCTCTTTCGGGAAATCCTTAGAGCGTTAA
- the sipY gene encoding type I signal peptidase SipY: MTDQYEKKPRKKSGAHQLLSWVLVIVAALAIALVIRNFVIAPVKVEGTSMVPTYQDGDRIFIEKISKPDRFDIIVFDEPPMIGSGEHFIKRVIGMPGDKIAFKNGELYLNGERKVESYLPEGTLTLWNPDPTQKPYIADYTLEDMTGESTVPKGKLFVLGDNRGGSSDSRVFGFIDDSMVNGTVIQFGK, from the coding sequence ATGACAGATCAGTATGAAAAGAAGCCCAGGAAAAAAAGCGGGGCACATCAATTGTTAAGCTGGGTACTAGTAATCGTTGCGGCACTTGCAATCGCACTTGTCATTCGCAACTTTGTTATTGCACCAGTAAAAGTAGAAGGAACATCTATGGTTCCAACATATCAAGATGGCGATAGAATTTTCATTGAAAAAATTTCCAAGCCAGATCGTTTCGATATTATCGTATTTGATGAACCTCCGATGATTGGTTCAGGAGAGCATTTTATCAAACGAGTGATTGGCATGCCAGGAGATAAAATCGCTTTTAAAAATGGTGAATTATATTTAAATGGCGAAAGAAAAGTAGAAAGTTACTTGCCAGAAGGAACGCTTACCCTTTGGAATCCGGACCCAACGCAAAAACCATACATAGCAGATTATACGCTGGAGGATATGACAGGTGAAAGTACTGTTCCGAAAGGGAAACTGTTCGTACTTGGAGATAATCGCGGCGGTAGTTCAGATAGTCGTGTTTTTGGATTTATTGACGATTCCATGGTAAATGGCACCGTGATACAATTCGGGAAATAA
- the sipZ gene encoding type I signal peptidase SipZ gives MKEKNLKRLWSWIWAAVLAVLIAVIIRFYLFVPILVDGISMMPTLHNDDRVIINRFGNVDRFDVIVFRETDGKEYIKRVIGLPGDTVEYKEDQLYINGKKYDEPYLDTYKQKLKDGYLTDDYSSKDQLDGGKIPKDTYFVLGDNRRASKDSRIIGPIPLSKVLGTTPICYWPIEDAKLID, from the coding sequence TTGAAGGAGAAGAATTTAAAACGGTTATGGTCATGGATTTGGGCGGCTGTTTTAGCAGTGTTAATTGCTGTTATAATCCGTTTTTATTTGTTTGTCCCTATTCTCGTAGATGGGATATCCATGATGCCTACACTTCATAACGATGACCGTGTAATTATAAATCGCTTTGGGAATGTGGATCGTTTTGACGTGATTGTTTTCCGAGAAACAGATGGAAAAGAATACATCAAACGAGTAATTGGTTTGCCGGGTGATACGGTAGAATACAAAGAAGACCAACTTTACATCAATGGTAAAAAATATGATGAACCGTATTTAGATACTTACAAACAAAAGCTGAAAGATGGCTATTTAACAGACGATTACAGTTCGAAAGATCAACTAGATGGTGGTAAAATTCCAAAAGATACTTATTTTGTTCTAGGTGACAACCGTAGAGCAAGTAAAGACAGCCGGATTATTGGGCCAATTCCATTAAGTAAGGTATTAGGAACAACACCGATTTGTTACTGGCCGATTGAAGACGCCAAACTTATAGATTAG
- the ylqF gene encoding ribosome biogenesis GTPase YlqF, translating to MTIQWFPGHMAKARREVTEKLKLVDVIFELVDARIPLSSSNPMLEEIIHQKRRVIILNKADTADEKTTKEWIDYFAEKGLPAVAVNAQEGKGLFKIEQAAEKLMAEKFDRLRSKGMKPRAIRAMILGIPNVGKSTLINRLAKKNIARTGNKPGVTKAQQWIKVGKTLELLDTPGILWPKFEDQEIGYKLALTGAIKDDLLQMEDIAGYGLRFLENHYPDRLQNWLKVETVSEDPVETLAFIAEKRGLLDRYNDPDYSRAAETVVREIRQQKLGRMSFDFPNWEDEAE from the coding sequence ATGACAATTCAATGGTTTCCAGGTCATATGGCCAAAGCTCGCCGTGAGGTAACGGAGAAATTAAAACTTGTAGATGTGATTTTTGAATTAGTAGATGCACGTATCCCGCTCTCTTCCTCTAATCCCATGCTAGAAGAAATTATCCACCAAAAAAGACGAGTGATTATTTTAAATAAAGCAGATACTGCTGATGAAAAAACAACGAAAGAATGGATTGATTACTTTGCTGAGAAAGGTTTGCCAGCAGTTGCTGTGAATGCTCAAGAAGGCAAAGGACTATTCAAAATAGAACAAGCCGCTGAAAAATTAATGGCTGAAAAATTCGATCGTTTAAGAAGTAAAGGAATGAAACCAAGAGCAATTCGTGCGATGATTTTAGGTATACCAAACGTTGGTAAATCTACATTAATCAATCGGTTAGCGAAAAAAAACATTGCACGAACAGGTAACAAACCTGGTGTAACTAAAGCGCAACAATGGATTAAAGTGGGAAAAACGTTAGAACTTCTGGATACTCCAGGGATTCTTTGGCCTAAATTTGAAGATCAAGAAATTGGCTACAAATTAGCTCTCACTGGTGCAATTAAAGATGATTTACTACAAATGGAAGACATTGCCGGTTATGGTTTGCGGTTTTTAGAAAACCATTATCCCGACCGACTTCAAAATTGGCTAAAAGTGGAAACTGTTTCAGAGGATCCTGTTGAAACACTTGCTTTTATTGCCGAAAAAAGAGGTCTTCTAGATCGATACAATGATCCAGATTATTCTCGTGCGGCTGAAACAGTAGTTCGAGAAATCCGCCAGCAAAAGTTAGGGAGAATGTCATTTGATTTCCCAAACTGGGAAGATGAAGCCGAATGA